GTACGCATGGTGGTAACCGAGGGGCCGAGGCGCATACAGGAGCTGATGGACTGGGGAGCCGAGTTTGACCGGAACCAGGACGGCAGCCTGATGCTGGGCCGCGAGGGGGGGCACAGCGCCCACCGCATCCTGCACCACCAGGATGCCACGGGGGCAGAGATAGCCCGAGCCCTGCTAAGAGCCGTGGAGCAGCACCCAAACATCCGGCTTACGGAACAGTATTTTGCCCTGGACCTCCTCACGCAGCACCACCTGGGGCTGTACATCAACCGGGGGTACCCACACATCCAGTGCTATGGCGTGTATGCCCTGGATGTGGCGCAAAACCAGGTGGTAACCATCCTGAGCCGCATAACGGTGCTGGCCAGCGGCGGGGCCGGCAATGTGTATGCCGCCACCACCAACCCCGAGGTGGCCACCGGAGATGGCGTAGCCATGGCCCTGCGGGCCAAGGCCCGCATCTGCAATATGGAGTTCTACCAATTCCACCCCACTGCCCTGTACGACCCCGGGGTGCGCCCGGCATTTCTGCTCACCGAGGCGCTGCGGGGCAAGGGGGCCTACCTGCGGGGCGGACACAGTCGGCAGCGCTTTATGCACAAATATGACCCCCGGCTGGAGCTGGCTCCCAGAGACATAGTAGCCCGCAGCATAGACAGTGAGATGAAGCACAGCGGCCTGAGCTACGTGTACCTGGATGCCACCCACCTGCCTGCCGATGAGCTGAAGGCAGAGTTCCCCACCATCTACGAAACCTGCCTGGGCAAGGGCCTGGACCTAACGCGCGAGCTGATACCCGTACGGCCTGCCGCCCACTACCAGTGCGGGGGAATAGATGTAAACACGCATGGGCAGAGCAGCATAGGGCGGCTGTATGCCATAGGCGAGTGTAGCCACACCGGCCTGCACGGGGCCAACCGCCTGGCCAGCAATAGCCTGCTAGAGGCCGTGGTGTATGCCCACCGAGCAGCGCTGCATGCACAGGGGCTGGTAGACGCCTACCTGCATGAAGAGCAGGTGCCCGACTGGAATGCCCAGAATATGCGCAATACCGATGAGTGGGTGCTGGTGAGCCACAACCTGGCCGAGGTGCAGAACATTATGAGCGACTATGTAGGCATTGTGCGCAGCCAGCTGCGGCTAGAGCGGGCCGAGCGACGCATACACCTGATATACCAGGAAACCGAGGCCTTCTATCAGCGTACGGTGCTGAGCCCGGAGCTGTGCGAGCTGCGAAACCTGATAGCCATTGCCTACCTGATCATCAAGAGTGCCAAGGTGCGGCACGAGTCTCGCGGCCTGCACTATACGCTGGACTACCCCAGCAAGCGGAGCATAGCCTTCAATACGTTGCTGTAACCACCACCAGGAGCAGCGGAGCATCTCCCTCTCCACGCCACAGCCCCTCCAGCTATTCGGCAGCAACCAGCGACTCCAGGTAGGCGTTCACCTCCCGGCCTGCTGCAAAGTGGGCCAGCACAAGCTGATCGAAATCTGGGGCCAGCATAGGGCTTGTATCCTTCAGCTCGGCCATGTAGTACCAGTACTTGTGGTACAGCAGGGGCTGCCGATCGGCCAGCTCTTTGTACGCACGGGGCAGCACCTTGCTCTTCTCGCCCAGCAGCTGGCCACCGTAGTATTTTTTGAATGCCGGCTGTGCCAGCAGGGCATCTATCGCGCCAGGCTCGGCAGCCATATTGCTGCGGGCACGGCCCAGCAGGGCCTTATCCATGCCATACAGCCCGCCGCCTATCCATAGATAATCGGGGCCCAGCTGGATGTAGTAGCCGGGTATGTCATACTGGCGGCGGCCCCCCAGCCCGATAACGGCGGAGCGGTTGGTCTTGTAGGGTGTTTTGTCCGCACTAAAGCGGATGTCGCGGTTGATGCGGAAGATCGCATCCCTGGGCTGGATCTGTATGCGGGGATCGATTGCCTGAGTGCCCGCTATCAGCCGCGCCACAAAAAGCTCGAACGGTTTTTTCACATGCTGTTCGTAGCGCTGCCGGTTGGCATCAAACCATTCCTTGTGGTTGTTTGCGCTCAGCTCAAGAAAGAAATCGAGGTAGGCCTGTGTAAAAAAAGACATAGCGTGAAAGATAAAAAAAGCGACCCCCGTTCATGAGGTCGCTTGGTTTCTAATTAGCTAGAAAGGGCTATTTCTGGGCTTTTGCCTCGGCACCTTCGGCCTCGGCAGCCACGGCGGGCATGGCATACAGGCCTACCTGGTTGCCCTCGCTGTCCATAAAGACGGCAATACTACCCATGTTTTCGGGCAGATCCGTTTTGGGCAGCAGTACCTTGGCACCGGCCTTTTCGGCACGGGCCAGCATGGGGGCCAGGTCATTGCCACAGTTCAGGTATACCAGCGGGCCAGCCATACCGGGTTTCGCCTTGGCATCCTTTACCAGGGCGCCGCTAAAAGTCTTTTTTGCCTGTGGGAAGTACACCAGGGGCTGGGTGCAATTCTTCTCTTGCACCAGTGAATCTACCGCCCACAGTTGGGTGTAAAAGGTCTTGGCACGGGCCAGGTCTGCGGTGGCCAGTTCAAACCAGCCCATATCATACGGCCCCGCATTGGTAAGCTCGGGTGCATGCAGTCCTATCACGTTACCCTCGGTATCCTGTATAATGGCAAAGTGGCCAAGCTCGGGTGTAATATCGGTTTTGGGAACCAATATTTTACCCCCTGCTTTCTCTACTCGGTCCAGAATGGGCTGCACATCCTTGCCGCCCTTCAGGTAAATCAGGGTACCCCCTGCACCCGGTTTCATCTTGGGGTGGACGGAAATGTGGCCAGACAGGCCGTGCTGCTCGCGGGCCGGGAAGAAGGCCATCTCCGACTCGCCCGCTCCCTGCTTCTGCTTCTCCACTTTCAGCTCTACACCCAGGATGGTGTTGTAGAATTTTACGGCACGCTGCAGGTTGGTTGCTGGTATTTCAAACCAGGCCATATCAGGCATCGGCGGGGCGGGTTTCTCTTCGGGGGCTTTTTCTGCCTGTTCTTTCGGTTTTTCGCCTGCACAGGCCACGGCTGCTACAGCCAGCAGTGCAAATAGGAGGTAATTGAGTTTTTTCATGTTATGTAAGCGTAGAGGTAATTAGCTGCAAAGGTACACAAAAAAGCATCCGGGGAGAGAGTGCGCCCCTGCCCCGGATGGGGTGGAAACCGGGCTGCGGTACAGGCGTGTACGCTAGCTCAGGTCATGCAGGCCCACCACATTGCCTTCAGTGTCCTTCATCAGGGCAATGTGCCCCAGGTGCTCGCCCAGCGAGGTCTTGGGCATTAGCACCATGCCCCCCTGCTGCGGTACGGCAGAGAGAACCTGATCCAGCCTGCCGGTAACGTCCAGATACACCACGGTGCCCGTAGTGGCCGGCTTGTGCATATCGCTCTTTACCAGCGCGCCGCCCACACCGCCTTCCTGCTGCTGGTAGGGTAGCATGGCCATTTTCATGTTGCTTTTTTCTCCGGCCATGGTGGTGGCCTCCAGCTTCGCGTTTAGCAGGGTTCCATAGTAGCTCATGGCTCTATCCAGGTCGGCTGCCGGAATTTCAAACCAGGTTAGGGTGTTTTTCATCATTATTTTGATTTATAGAAGATAATAGAAGAATCTGTTTTATCCGTACTTTGGTCATTGGTCGGATAAAGCACGAAGGTAAGGGGGCCGTAAGAAGCGTGCCACAAAAAAGCACCCAAGCCGGAAAACATGATGCCAAACTGGAATATAGACTGGCTGAAACCCCAAAGGCACATTAGCTGGATCCGTTGGTTGAGCCTGCTGATCTTTGCCCTGCTGGTGCCCAGCCTGAGTGGTTTTATCGCCTACGGCATTTTTTCCGCTCAGGGGTACGTGCTCCTGTATGGGTGGTGTTTTCTGTACGCGGCCTTTGTGTGGGAACTGAACCTGCGCCTATTGCGCTGGCTGCTGGCGCACGAACCCCGGAGCGAGCAGCGCACCTGGCGTATGGTGCGCTGGCTGCTAGCGCACAGCGTGCTGACCGCCGCCCTCAGCGTTGGCGGCGTTGCGCTTACCTGCTGGCTATTCACCATCCCCTACGTGTGGGACATTCAACAGCGAAACCTGCTGTTCCTAATCCCCAGTGTGCTGGTGGTGGGGCATTACTACGAAACAGCTTTTCACCTAAGCAAAACCCAGGAGCTGGCCCTGAAACAGGCCCAGCTAGCCCAGGCCAGCAGCGAGGCCCGGCTTCAGGCTCTGATGCAGCAGGTAGACCCTCATTTTCTGTTCAATAGCCTGAATGTGCTGCTACAGCTGATGGAGGAAGATGTAGCACGAGCCGAAGACTTTGTGCAGCACCTGAGCCAGCTGTATCGCTACGTGCTGGAGCATGGCAAGCAGCCCCTGGTGCTGCTGGAGGAGGAGCTGGGCATCCTGGCACACTACGAGGCCCTGATGCAGCTACGCTTTGGCCATAGCTTTCGGCTGGAGTATACCCTGCAGCTCAACCCAAACGGGTATCTGATTCCGCCAACCAGCCTGCTTACCCTGGCCGAAAATGCGCTCAAGCACAACCGGCTGTCTAGCGAATCGGCCCTATGTGTGCAGGTGCGCGAAAGCCACAGCGGGCAGCAGCGATGGCTGGAGGTAGAGAATGAGATCCGGACCAAAAATCAGCCCGACTATTCTACGCGCCTGGGGCTGGAAAACCTGCGGGGGCGCTACCTGCTGGCCACTCGGCAGCTGATAGAGGTGCGGGCCAGTGCCACACACTTTCTGGTTCGGCTCCCACTGGTTGAGGTATACCGATGATGAAAGTACTGATTGTAGAAGATGAACCCAGGGCCCGCGAGCGGCTGGCCCGGCTGCTACGCAAGCAGCCCAATGTGGAGGTACTGGGCTGCCTGGACAGCATAGCTGCGGCACACACCTGGTTCGAACTGAATGCGGCCCCCGACCTGGTGTTTCTGGATATAGAGCTGGGAGATGGCTCCAGCTTCGAGCTGCTCGAGAGCCTGAAACCTGATTTCCCCATCATCTTTACCACCGCCCATGCCGGCCATGCCCTGGAGGCCTATGCCTACAACAGCGCGGCCTATCTGCTGAAGCCCTATACCGAGGCACAGCTACAGCAGGCACTGGCCAAGGTGCGCAAAACCGAGCAGCACTACACAGGTGCACGAATGGACAGCCTGCTACAGAGGCTGGAAAAGCAGGCTGCCTATAAGAAACGGGTGGTGGTGCGCAAGGGGCGAGATTTTGTAGCCCTGGAGACCCCACAGATTGCCTACCTGTTTACGGAGCAGAAGATCGTATTCGTCCGAGACACGGCCGGGAACAACTACATCTGCGAAAGGACGCTGAGTGAACTGCAGGCCGAGTTGGACCCCGATCAGTTCTACCGCGCCAACCGGCAGTTTCTGATCAACTTCTCGGCTATCGGCCGCATCTGTAGCCTGGAAAAGGGCAAGCTGAACCTGGAACTGCTACCGAAACCCAACGGGCAGGTGGTGGTGAGCCAGGAAAATGCCGCCGAATTCAAACAATGGCTGGAGCGATAAGTGAGCCAGTAGGGTGCGGCATACGCTACCCTGTGCCACCATCTATGCAGAAATTTCTAGCTTCGTAGATGATCCAGGTAGAATCGGTAACCAAGGCCTACCGCGAAAAGCGCGCCGTAGATGGTATCAGCCTAAGCGCACAGGCCGGGCAGATACTAGGCCTGCTGGGCCCTAACGGGGCCGGCAAAACCACGCTGATCCGCATGCTTACGCGCATCCTGTACCCCGACTCGGGGCGCATATGGATACAGGGCGAACCGCTGGCCGAGCACCATCAGCAGCGCATGGGCTACCTGCCCGAGGAGCGGGGCCTATACCGCAAGATGCGGGTGGACGAGCACCTGCACTACCTGCTACAGCTGAAAGGGCTAGACCGTGATGAGGCCCGAAGCCGCACCCGGCAGTGGCTGGAGCGATTTGAACTAGCAGACCGTGCCCACAGCCCAGTGCAGAGCCTGAGCAAGGGCATGCAGCAGAAGGTGCAATTCATAGCCACCGTGGCACACGAGCCCGAAATCCTGATCCTGGATGAACCCTTTAGCGGGCTAGACCCCATCAACAGCCAGGTGCTGCAAGAGGTGATAGAAGAATGCCGGAGTACAGGCCGAACACTCATCCTGAGTACGCACCGCATGGAGCAGGCCGAGCAGCTGTGCGACCGGCTGGCCCTTATCCACCAGGGAAAGGTGCTGTACGAGGGTAGCCTGCGGGAGCTACAGCGGCAGCACCGGCAAGACCGATACCGCTTCGGGCTGGAAGAGGAGCTGACACCCGAACTGCTGGCGGAACTGCCCGGCAGCTGGATCCTGCTGAATGAGCATACCCTGGAGGTGCAGGGCGACCGAATGGCGCTGATAGCCTGGCTGAACCAGCGCTATACACTACTGTCTTACCAGCAGCTGGTGCCCAGCCTGCATAGTCTTTTCATCCAAACTGTACAGCAGCATGCGTAAACTATGGCTGATTATTGGGCGCGAATACCGCACGCGGGTATTCACACGCGTATTTTTGTTTAGCACCCTGGGTATGCCCGTGCTGCTGGCAGGGCTTGTTTTCCTGCCCATACTGGTTACCGAAAAAAGCGATGATGGTGCCTACACCGTATTCGTACGGCAGGAGCTGCCCCTGGCCCACTTGCTGGCCGAGCACGGGCATGAACGCTTTACGTTCATCTCCGTACCAGATGATCAGCGGGCCCTGGCCCGGCGCATTCGGGCCTTGCCGAACAGCATAGGCATCTATGCCATGGGCGCGCCCAACCTGAAGCACCCCCATGTGGCCTACTACACGCACGGCCAACCAGGGGCTGCCACCCTGGGCGAGCTGAAGCAGACCCTGAACGAACTGTACAAGGAGGAAAAACTGGTGGCTGCCGGGGTGCCACGCAGCCAGCTGGCACAGACCGAG
This region of Bacteroidota bacterium genomic DNA includes:
- a CDS encoding histidine kinase — translated: MMPNWNIDWLKPQRHISWIRWLSLLIFALLVPSLSGFIAYGIFSAQGYVLLYGWCFLYAAFVWELNLRLLRWLLAHEPRSEQRTWRMVRWLLAHSVLTAALSVGGVALTCWLFTIPYVWDIQQRNLLFLIPSVLVVGHYYETAFHLSKTQELALKQAQLAQASSEARLQALMQQVDPHFLFNSLNVLLQLMEEDVARAEDFVQHLSQLYRYVLEHGKQPLVLLEEELGILAHYEALMQLRFGHSFRLEYTLQLNPNGYLIPPTSLLTLAENALKHNRLSSESALCVQVRESHSGQQRWLEVENEIRTKNQPDYSTRLGLENLRGRYLLATRQLIEVRASATHFLVRLPLVEVYR
- a CDS encoding VOC family protein, giving the protein MKKLNYLLFALLAVAAVACAGEKPKEQAEKAPEEKPAPPMPDMAWFEIPATNLQRAVKFYNTILGVELKVEKQKQGAGESEMAFFPAREQHGLSGHISVHPKMKPGAGGTLIYLKGGKDVQPILDRVEKAGGKILVPKTDITPELGHFAIIQDTEGNVIGLHAPELTNAGPYDMGWFELATADLARAKTFYTQLWAVDSLVQEKNCTQPLVYFPQAKKTFSGALVKDAKAKPGMAGPLVYLNCGNDLAPMLARAEKAGAKVLLPKTDLPENMGSIAVFMDSEGNQVGLYAMPAVAAEAEGAEAKAQK
- a CDS encoding LytTR family DNA-binding domain-containing protein; protein product: MMKVLIVEDEPRARERLARLLRKQPNVEVLGCLDSIAAAHTWFELNAAPDLVFLDIELGDGSSFELLESLKPDFPIIFTTAHAGHALEAYAYNSAAYLLKPYTEAQLQQALAKVRKTEQHYTGARMDSLLQRLEKQAAYKKRVVVRKGRDFVALETPQIAYLFTEQKIVFVRDTAGNNYICERTLSELQAELDPDQFYRANRQFLINFSAIGRICSLEKGKLNLELLPKPNGQVVVSQENAAEFKQWLER
- a CDS encoding VOC family protein produces the protein MMKNTLTWFEIPAADLDRAMSYYGTLLNAKLEATTMAGEKSNMKMAMLPYQQQEGGVGGALVKSDMHKPATTGTVVYLDVTGRLDQVLSAVPQQGGMVLMPKTSLGEHLGHIALMKDTEGNVVGLHDLS
- the nadB gene encoding L-aspartate oxidase, which codes for MRIHTDYLVIGSGVAGLSFALKAAETGKQVLIITKKQKQQSNTWWAQGGIAGVFGSEDSLEQHVQDTLIAGDGLCDEAVVRMVVTEGPRRIQELMDWGAEFDRNQDGSLMLGREGGHSAHRILHHQDATGAEIARALLRAVEQHPNIRLTEQYFALDLLTQHHLGLYINRGYPHIQCYGVYALDVAQNQVVTILSRITVLASGGAGNVYAATTNPEVATGDGVAMALRAKARICNMEFYQFHPTALYDPGVRPAFLLTEALRGKGAYLRGGHSRQRFMHKYDPRLELAPRDIVARSIDSEMKHSGLSYVYLDATHLPADELKAEFPTIYETCLGKGLDLTRELIPVRPAAHYQCGGIDVNTHGQSSIGRLYAIGECSHTGLHGANRLASNSLLEAVVYAHRAALHAQGLVDAYLHEEQVPDWNAQNMRNTDEWVLVSHNLAEVQNIMSDYVGIVRSQLRLERAERRIHLIYQETEAFYQRTVLSPELCELRNLIAIAYLIIKSAKVRHESRGLHYTLDYPSKRSIAFNTLL
- a CDS encoding DUF2461 domain-containing protein; translated protein: MSFFTQAYLDFFLELSANNHKEWFDANRQRYEQHVKKPFELFVARLIAGTQAIDPRIQIQPRDAIFRINRDIRFSADKTPYKTNRSAVIGLGGRRQYDIPGYYIQLGPDYLWIGGGLYGMDKALLGRARSNMAAEPGAIDALLAQPAFKKYYGGQLLGEKSKVLPRAYKELADRQPLLYHKYWYYMAELKDTSPMLAPDFDQLVLAHFAAGREVNAYLESLVAAE
- a CDS encoding ATP-binding cassette domain-containing protein; protein product: MIQVESVTKAYREKRAVDGISLSAQAGQILGLLGPNGAGKTTLIRMLTRILYPDSGRIWIQGEPLAEHHQQRMGYLPEERGLYRKMRVDEHLHYLLQLKGLDRDEARSRTRQWLERFELADRAHSPVQSLSKGMQQKVQFIATVAHEPEILILDEPFSGLDPINSQVLQEVIEECRSTGRTLILSTHRMEQAEQLCDRLALIHQGKVLYEGSLRELQRQHRQDRYRFGLEEELTPELLAELPGSWILLNEHTLEVQGDRMALIAWLNQRYTLLSYQQLVPSLHSLFIQTVQQHA